The following is a genomic window from Methanoplanus sp. FWC-SCC4.
TCATAGTGCAGAAGTGCCTGTAAATTACTTTTGGTAACCTCTGATTTTAAAACCAGGTCCAGTGTTCCATCATATCTGTTAATGACCGGAATATCTCCTTTTAAAAGTTTCCTTCTTTTTTTCCTTGCGGAAAGCTGGGTGATGGCAGATATGAAAAATGTTCTATGAAGGCGGAAGGATCCATAAATTTCTGATAAAAAGTGGGGAATGTTTCCTTTTAGGCTCTTAATATATGCTGTCTGATATCCCAGATATCCTGCAAGCTGCTCATCTGCACCCTGACCGTCAAGAATGACTTTTACATTTTTACCGGCAAGTTTCATCACTTTATACTGGGCATAAATTGAAAGCGACCCAAATGGTTCATCCTGCATGTATATAATGCGATTAAGATCAGATTCAAGTTCCTCTGCGAGAGGATAAATTTTGTGTGCTGAAACACCAGTGGAATTAATTACTTCATCGATATATTCGCTTTCATCATATCTTTTGTCTTCAAAACATACTGAAAATGTATTTTGACGATCACCGACACTTTTAATCCCTTCTTTTTTTATGATGTTGTTTATCAACGATACAATAGTGGATGAATCAAGACCTCCCGAGAGGCAAGTTCCAACCGGCACATCGCTTCTCAGACGAATTTTTACAGAATCAATTATTTTGAAAAGAAGTTCTTCCGAAGCATTTTCATCCGAAAAATCAGGAGAAGATAATTTAAGTGGTGATACTTCATACTCCCAGTAAGTGAATGGTTTTTCAGGAATGCCTTTTTTTATGTACATGGATGATGCAGGCCGGAGTTGAAATATTCCTTCAAACATGGTTTCTTCATCCGTGTCCTGAACAGCATTTCCAAGATAAAGCAAAACTTTCCTGTCATTTGGAATCACTCCTGCTTTTGGATGCTTTAAAAGTGCCTTTATTTCTGATGCAAAAATAAATTCTCCATCAATTAATGAATAATAAAAAGGCTTTATACCGAAACGGTCACGAGAGCAAAACATCTCGTCATTTTTGTTATCATATAATGCAAAAGCCCACATTCCGTTAAAATGTTTTGTACAATCGCTTCCCCATTCTTCATAAGCATGGATAATTACTTCACTGTCAGTTTTGGAGTGAAACTTGTGTCCCAGGTTTATTAGATCTTCTCTCAATTCCATGTAATTATAAATTTCACCATTGAAAACAAGCCAGAGGGTTTCATCTTCATTTGACATGGGCTGTTTTCCGGATTCTGAGAGGTCTATGATAGAAAGTCTTCTATGAGCAAGGCCGACATTTACTGAAATATAAAACCCTTCACCATCAGGGCCTCTATGTGAAAGGGCTTTTGCCATATCTTTTAAAATATCACTATTTATTTTGCCTTTTTCTGAATAAATGCCTGCAATTCCACACATTGAACAAAACACCTTTTTTCAACTGAAATATTCCATAAATTAAATTGATAAAATATTGGATTTAGTACTTTTTCTTCTTCTTATCATCAATATAAACTATTTTTATCAGAGTACCAAGGCCGATTGAAAATGCTGCCACATAGATCACTACTGTCAGATAGATGAGCCATTGGGCATACTCGATATCTGCTGAGAACATTACAATTGAAGCCCCGATTACAAGCGATGATGCCACAAGCCCCATTAAAAGTTTGTCTGTCGCTTTATCGATTGTCTCACTGAGCTTCTCCACATCCTTTGCAACAATATCAATCTGAACTTTCCCCGCAGCCCACTTGTTCATGGTTCTGTTGAATATTCTGGGAAGCTTCATAATGCTGTCAACACTTTCGAGCAGTGTGTGAGAGGTCTTTTTGAAACTTTTTGGTGAGAAATACCTGGTATGTACAATTTCTCTTAAATATGGCCTTGCTTTGTCGTAAAAATTGAAATTAGGGTTTAGGGTAATTCCGATTCCGAGAACCATCATTATCACTTTTAACAGTGACATCAAAGTTCCGGGGATCTGAATGTTGTACTGGTTCATAATCTTCGGGACTGACTCTAATGCATTTCCGGCATCAACGCTTGAGATTTCAAATCCTTCGGTGTCAAAAAGGGCATAATAGAGCTGATCCTTAATATCATCCATGTCATCCTCGTCAATTCTGACCCCGAGTTTTTGAAATGTCTCAATTATCATGTCAACATCGGTATCAACGATTGCCAGGAGAAGTTTGATGAAGGTATCCCGCCTTTCAGGCCGTATTATTGCTATTGCGCCCAGATCAATAAAAGCGAGCTCTCCATCCGGAGTCACAATAAGATTGCCGGGGTGAGGATCAATGTGGAAGAATCCGTCTTCGAATATCATTTTTAGGTAAGCCTCAAATCCCAGATCCGCAAAGTCGGCAGGTTCATATCCGAATATTTTAATTCCTTCAATATTGTCGACACGGATACCCTCGATATACTCCATTGTAAGAAGTCTTGATCCCGAATAATCCCAGAAAATTTTTGGGAACTTAATCTGTGGTTTGTTGATGAAATTGCGTCTGAATATATCGGCATTTTTACCTTCCGCAACATAATCAAGCTCGCGTTTCATCATATGTGCGAAATCATCAACCATGCCGGAGAGGTTGTAGGCTTTCACCGCAGGATTTACCTTTTCATACCTCTTCGCCATGTTTTCAATCAAAAGCGTGTCAGTCTCAATTTTTTCGGTTATACCGGGGCGCTGAACCTTTATTGCGACTATTGTTCCGTCTTTTAGTATTGCTCTGTGTACCTGCCCTATGGATGCCGCTGCAATCGGAGTTTCCTCAAAATATGAAAAAGCGTCCTCTATCCTTCCGCAATACTCTTCAATTACCGGTTTTATCTCGTGAAAAGGAACGGGTGCGACATCGTTGTGAAGCTTTTTTAGCTCTTCGATTAGTTCTGGCGGCAGAGTTTCACTTCTTGAGGCAAGCATCTGTCCGAATTTTACAAACGTGGGTCCGAGCTCTTCTAATGCCAGCCTCATCCTCTCGTATGGTGAACGACTGTCAGGTACGGCTTTTTTGTAAAATACCTTTCTTCTGGTTGCATTTGGATCAATTTCATCAAGAAATATGCCAAAACCGTACTTGACCATGATGTCTGCGATCTGACCATAGCGTTTGAGGCGGGTAACCATAGTGCAAGAAGTTTACTTTGTTATTATAATAAAACCCTTGTTAAAAATATAATGAAGGTCTAGTTTTGTCTGACATTTATTTTTGATTCATCAAAGTCGTGATTTTATCAGTTCAATATATTGAAAAGTACGATAAAAAAGAATATTCTGACAGATATTATGAAATATTATAATATTTATTCCGTGATTTTCCATTTATTTCCCGGGACAGAGATTTCAAACCTTGCACATTTTCCGGGAATTCCTGTTTCTTCAATAGTAATTTTGGTTATTTCAAGAATTTCTTTCGTTAGGAAAAGACCCAGACCTGTATTTTTCCCAAAACCCTTTAAAAAAATCTTATTTTTTATATCAAAAGGAATCCCTGCACCATTATCACTGTATATGATTTTAATACTTTCTTCATCTTTCTTACAGAATATTGATATTTCGGAGACATTTTCTCCATGTCTGACTGAATTGTCTAAAAGGTTAAAAAAAATCTTTTCAAACATCGGGTCTGCATAAATTAGAATATTCTTAGAAATATCGGATAAATCAAGCTTAATATTACTAAGGTCAACGTGCATTTTTGATTGTTCAACTATGGTTTTGATATCCTGCCAACGAGGCATTTCAAGTCCGAGATCCTGATAATCCTTTGTGAATGAGATCTGGCTACCAATTACATTGACATGGTTCTCTACATTATTTAAATAATTCAAAATTTCTTCATTATTTTCGGCTGAATCCCTGCACATTTCAAGATAAGCAAAGGCGGGTGTCAGCTGATTTATAATATCATGCCTTGTAATGCTTGAAAGAAGATTTAATTTTTTATTTGCAATTTTTAATGCATTTTCATTCTCTTTTATTTCGGTGATATCCTGAATAACACCAACAATACGCGTGGCATTGCCACACGAATTACGCTCTGTTGTTTTTCCCAGAAGATTAAGCCATTTCCATTCCCCGCTGGAAGCACGGACTCTGTAATTGCCTGAATAAAAATCTCCATCTCCATTGATATTTGAATTTATCTTCTTTATTCTGTTTTCCTGATCATCAGGGTGCACCAGTGATGACCACCATTCGGCTTCTACTACATCATTACAGAAATAACCAAGACTTTTAAGAAGATTATTGTTCCACTTAATCACTTTATCTTCAATATAATATTCCCATACGAAAAGTTCTGCACTCTTTAATGCAATACTGAGTTTTTCTTTTGATTCCCTGAGTTGTTCTTCTGTGATTATTCTGGAAAGAGAACTGCCAATAATATCATTTGCTGATTCAAGGATTTCTTTTGAAAAATCCGCTATTTTTGAATTATTATGTGATATAAGGAAAAATGCACCTATAATCTCCGCGTCATCAGTTATCGGCAGATATGCAAATGACCTAAAACCCTCATATTTTGAAATATCCATCATATTTGGACTTATATCGTCAAAATCTCCGTATATTGGTCTTTTGTGATGAAGTCGCTTCATGCATGAACTCTCAGGTGCAAGATAATCTACGGATATTTTATATTCTTCAGTTATTCCGATGGATCTTACCAGTGAGAGTCCGCCCTTGATTTCATTTTTTAGAAATAAAATTCCTGAATCTATTCCCCGGACTGTTATCAGTGATTCAAAGATAATGTTTAAGGCATCATCAAGACGTGAAGTAATAACAAGTTTTTCTGCAAGATTCTGCTTGAAGATGTTTTTATTTTTTGATTTTATATTAGAAGTTATATCCTTTGTGAATTCCACAACCAAACTGTAATTTCCTTTGGAATCCATTATTGGAATTGAAGTTTTTTCCCAGTAGCTCTCACTCTTTCCGGATAATTGTTCATTAAAAATGGTTTTTTTCATAATTTCGCCGGATTCAAGTGCATTTAATGCATTGCAGTCTTTGCAGGGTTTTCGTCTCCCCAAAAATGCATCATAGCATGTTCTGCCGATGAGATTCGGATTTAGTTCTTTTGCAGCGTTGTTTGCCCATAAAATTTTGAGATTGCTGTCTTTTTGAACAATTATCTCGGGCAGAGTGTTAAGTATCGTCTTTAATTTATTTTGACTTTCAAGGAGTTCATTCTGAACTTTTTTTTGT
Proteins encoded in this region:
- the asnB gene encoding asparagine synthase (glutamine-hydrolyzing) translates to MCGIAGIYSEKGKINSDILKDMAKALSHRGPDGEGFYISVNVGLAHRRLSIIDLSESGKQPMSNEDETLWLVFNGEIYNYMELREDLINLGHKFHSKTDSEVIIHAYEEWGSDCTKHFNGMWAFALYDNKNDEMFCSRDRFGIKPFYYSLIDGEFIFASEIKALLKHPKAGVIPNDRKVLLYLGNAVQDTDEETMFEGIFQLRPASSMYIKKGIPEKPFTYWEYEVSPLKLSSPDFSDENASEELLFKIIDSVKIRLRSDVPVGTCLSGGLDSSTIVSLINNIIKKEGIKSVGDRQNTFSVCFEDKRYDESEYIDEVINSTGVSAHKIYPLAEELESDLNRIIYMQDEPFGSLSIYAQYKVMKLAGKNVKVILDGQGADEQLAGYLGYQTAYIKSLKGNIPHFLSEIYGSFRLHRTFFISAITQLSARKKRRKLLKGDIPVINRYDGTLDLVLKSEVTKSNLQALLHYEDRNSMAFSIESRVPFLDYRLVEYIGLLPLDQKIRRGVTKYVLRKAIKGIVPEKVRCRMDKMGFVTPEEIWMANELSDLATGIFNSESFKRRKYWYADRVLENYNRFLKGKSEYSGDFWRIMCTEMWMRIFFDNRKNI
- a CDS encoding ABC1 kinase family protein; this encodes MVTRLKRYGQIADIMVKYGFGIFLDEIDPNATRRKVFYKKAVPDSRSPYERMRLALEELGPTFVKFGQMLASRSETLPPELIEELKKLHNDVAPVPFHEIKPVIEEYCGRIEDAFSYFEETPIAAASIGQVHRAILKDGTIVAIKVQRPGITEKIETDTLLIENMAKRYEKVNPAVKAYNLSGMVDDFAHMMKRELDYVAEGKNADIFRRNFINKPQIKFPKIFWDYSGSRLLTMEYIEGIRVDNIEGIKIFGYEPADFADLGFEAYLKMIFEDGFFHIDPHPGNLIVTPDGELAFIDLGAIAIIRPERRDTFIKLLLAIVDTDVDMIIETFQKLGVRIDEDDMDDIKDQLYYALFDTEGFEISSVDAGNALESVPKIMNQYNIQIPGTLMSLLKVIMMVLGIGITLNPNFNFYDKARPYLREIVHTRYFSPKSFKKTSHTLLESVDSIMKLPRIFNRTMNKWAAGKVQIDIVAKDVEKLSETIDKATDKLLMGLVASSLVIGASIVMFSADIEYAQWLIYLTVVIYVAAFSIGLGTLIKIVYIDDKKKKKY
- a CDS encoding PAS domain S-box protein; translated protein: MKDNYDILYVDDEDVLLEVTKLYLEKSGNFSVDTASSAKAGLNKIVENNYDAIVSDYEMPETDGIEFLKKVRSSGNDVPFIIFTGRGREDVVIDALNYGVDFYVQKGGQPKAQFAQLTNKITQAVRRKRAEKNLIHSELKYKALFNSTGAATVIVNKKGTILLSNAGYEKLSGYSCAELDGQMNWMDFVDEKTFKLMTEKSDKRNAFSSSYHDSYEFKFNDRFGRIHDILLIIEAIKYSENFVCNLIDITEQKKVQNELLESQNKLKTILNTLPEIIVQKDSNLKILWANNAAKELNPNLIGRTCYDAFLGRRKPCKDCNALNALESGEIMKKTIFNEQLSGKSESYWEKTSIPIMDSKGNYSLVVEFTKDITSNIKSKNKNIFKQNLAEKLVITSRLDDALNIIFESLITVRGIDSGILFLKNEIKGGLSLVRSIGITEEYKISVDYLAPESSCMKRLHHKRPIYGDFDDISPNMMDISKYEGFRSFAYLPITDDAEIIGAFFLISHNNSKIADFSKEILESANDIIGSSLSRIITEEQLRESKEKLSIALKSAELFVWEYYIEDKVIKWNNNLLKSLGYFCNDVVEAEWWSSLVHPDDQENRIKKINSNINGDGDFYSGNYRVRASSGEWKWLNLLGKTTERNSCGNATRIVGVIQDITEIKENENALKIANKKLNLLSSITRHDIINQLTPAFAYLEMCRDSAENNEEILNYLNNVENHVNVIGSQISFTKDYQDLGLEMPRWQDIKTIVEQSKMHVDLSNIKLDLSDISKNILIYADPMFEKIFFNLLDNSVRHGENVSEISIFCKKDEESIKIIYSDNGAGIPFDIKNKIFLKGFGKNTGLGLFLTKEILEITKITIEETGIPGKCARFEISVPGNKWKITE